In one Pseudomonas sp. MM211 genomic region, the following are encoded:
- a CDS encoding AraC family transcriptional regulator, whose translation MGTDTNGRDWVLRSHVPGRVERIEAYFSGHGYDPHRHDSYAIGRTLSGVQSFRYRRAMRHSLPGGTLVLHPDELHDGMAGTEDGFRYRMLYIDPVLIQQVLGGKPLPFIAGGLSDDARLRWATETFMQAMDHPLEPLEEDDAIHDLARALDTVAGKSRGRRVFDYRAAQRARDYIHSRNGASITLDELEHVSGRERWSLSRDFRALFGTSPYRYVTMRRLDRCRELALAGIGLADAALIAGFFDQSHMTRHFVRSFGLSPARWLSMVGLQDRTR comes from the coding sequence ATGGGCACAGATACGAACGGCCGCGACTGGGTGCTGCGCAGCCACGTGCCGGGTCGGGTGGAACGTATCGAGGCGTATTTCAGCGGCCACGGATACGACCCGCATCGCCACGACTCTTATGCCATTGGCCGCACGCTGTCCGGCGTGCAGAGTTTTCGTTACCGGCGGGCCATGCGGCACAGCCTTCCTGGCGGCACGCTGGTGTTGCATCCAGACGAGCTGCACGACGGGATGGCAGGCACCGAGGACGGTTTTCGCTATCGCATGCTCTATATCGATCCCGTGCTGATCCAGCAGGTGCTGGGTGGCAAACCGCTGCCCTTCATCGCGGGTGGGCTCAGCGATGACGCGCGTCTGCGCTGGGCCACCGAGACGTTCATGCAGGCGATGGATCACCCTCTCGAGCCGCTGGAGGAAGACGACGCCATCCATGACCTCGCTCGCGCGCTGGATACGGTCGCCGGCAAGAGTCGCGGGCGTCGCGTGTTCGATTATCGCGCTGCGCAGCGGGCCAGGGATTACATCCATAGCCGCAATGGGGCGAGCATCACCCTGGACGAGCTGGAGCATGTCAGCGGGCGCGAGCGCTGGAGTCTTTCCCGTGACTTTCGCGCGCTGTTCGGCACCAGTCCTTACCGCTACGTGACGATGCGCCGGCTGGATCGCTGCCGTGAGCTGGCGTTGGCGGGTATCGGCCTGGCAGACGCGGCGTTGATCGCCGGATTCTTCGACCAGAGCCACATGACGCGTCATTTCGTCAGAAGCTTCGGCCTGTCTCCGGCCCGCTGGCTGAGCATGGTCGGGTTGCAGGATCGTACAAGATAG
- a CDS encoding cupin domain-containing protein gives MSSQNPSSKHPVNLEQKLALIHDHWSPRVVAEMNDYQFKVVRLQGDFIWHSHAETDEAFFVLDGQLRLDFRDGQVTLGSGELYVVPKGVEHKPYAEREVKLMLIEPRGVLNTGEEGGERTAINDLWI, from the coding sequence ATGTCCAGCCAGAATCCGTCATCGAAACACCCCGTCAACCTCGAGCAGAAGTTGGCCCTGATCCATGATCATTGGTCACCCAGAGTGGTCGCGGAAATGAACGACTACCAGTTCAAGGTCGTGCGCCTGCAGGGCGATTTCATCTGGCATTCCCATGCCGAGACGGACGAAGCCTTTTTCGTCCTCGATGGGCAATTGCGACTCGATTTCCGTGACGGCCAGGTAACGCTGGGCAGCGGCGAGCTGTACGTGGTGCCCAAGGGTGTGGAGCACAAGCCTTACGCCGAACGAGAGGTGAAGCTGATGCTCATCGAGCCGCGTGGTGTGCTGAATACCGGAGAGGAGGGCGGTGAGCGTACGGCGATAAACGATCTGTGGATCTGA
- a CDS encoding polyamine ABC transporter substrate-binding protein, with protein MLKSLIPLMLVASVSQAAQDVRIYNWTDYIAPDTLKNFQQASGVTPHYDVYDSNETLDAKLMAGRSGYDVVFPSNHFMARQIQGGALKELDKSQLPNWQNLNPKLLKALEGNDPGNQHGFPYLWGSTGIGYNVEKVKAVLGDDVPLDSWDLIFKPELMAKLSTCGVAILDNGPEMLPIALHYLGLPHHSQKPEDYKKAEALLMEMRKNVAYFHSSKYVGELANGDVCMAVGFSGDIMQASARAKEAGNGVDIAYVIPKEGAPMWFDMVAIPKDAPNEKAAYAFMNYLLEPKVIAGISDYVHYANGNSKADALVDPALKADTTVYPPDDVMEKLYALEAMPLNIDRIRTRIWTKVKSGT; from the coding sequence ATGCTGAAATCGCTCATCCCGCTCATGCTCGTCGCCTCGGTCAGCCAGGCAGCGCAGGACGTACGCATCTACAACTGGACGGACTACATCGCTCCCGACACCCTGAAGAACTTCCAACAGGCCAGCGGCGTAACGCCCCACTACGACGTCTACGACAGCAACGAAACCCTCGACGCCAAGCTGATGGCCGGCCGCTCCGGCTATGACGTGGTCTTCCCCTCCAACCACTTCATGGCCCGGCAGATTCAGGGCGGCGCGCTCAAGGAGCTGGACAAAAGCCAGCTGCCCAATTGGCAGAACCTCAACCCGAAGCTGCTCAAGGCGCTGGAAGGCAACGACCCGGGCAACCAGCATGGTTTCCCCTACCTGTGGGGCAGCACCGGCATCGGCTACAACGTCGAGAAGGTCAAGGCCGTACTCGGCGATGACGTACCGCTGGACTCCTGGGATCTGATCTTCAAGCCCGAGCTGATGGCAAAACTGAGCACGTGCGGCGTGGCGATTCTCGACAACGGCCCGGAAATGCTGCCCATCGCCCTGCACTACCTGGGCCTGCCGCACCACAGCCAGAAGCCCGAGGACTACAAGAAAGCCGAAGCGCTGCTGATGGAGATGCGCAAGAACGTCGCCTACTTCCACTCATCCAAATACGTGGGTGAACTGGCCAATGGCGACGTCTGCATGGCGGTGGGTTTCTCAGGCGACATCATGCAGGCCAGCGCCCGTGCCAAAGAGGCCGGCAACGGCGTCGACATCGCCTACGTGATTCCCAAGGAAGGCGCGCCAATGTGGTTCGACATGGTCGCCATCCCCAAGGATGCGCCCAACGAAAAGGCCGCCTACGCCTTCATGAACTATCTGCTGGAGCCCAAAGTGATCGCTGGCATCAGTGACTACGTGCACTACGCCAACGGCAACAGCAAAGCGGACGCGCTGGTCGACCCGGCACTCAAGGCCGACACCACCGTCTACCCGCCCGATGACGTCATGGAAAAGCTATATGCGCTGGAAGCCATGCCACTGAACATCGACCGCATCCGCACGCGGATCTGGACGAAAGTGAAGAGCGGCACCTGA
- a CDS encoding cupin domain-containing protein, which translates to MTITHFRNTDSVALDEHNPVAVPLSEPAAVTSVTCVERDDGVETGIWECTPGRWRRQIVQQEFCHFIAGRCTFIPDVGEPIDIKAGDALMLPANTTGVWDIQETLRKTYVLIF; encoded by the coding sequence ATGACCATCACGCATTTCCGTAATACCGACAGCGTTGCACTCGACGAACACAACCCGGTCGCGGTACCGCTCAGCGAGCCCGCCGCCGTCACTTCGGTAACCTGCGTGGAGCGCGATGATGGCGTGGAAACCGGCATCTGGGAATGCACGCCCGGGCGCTGGCGCCGACAAATCGTGCAACAAGAGTTCTGCCACTTCATCGCCGGGCGTTGTACGTTCATTCCGGACGTCGGCGAGCCGATCGACATCAAGGCCGGCGACGCCCTCATGTTGCCGGCCAACACCACTGGCGTGTGGGACATACAAGAAACGCTGCGCAAAACCTATGTACTGATTTTCTGA